A portion of the Haemophilus influenzae genome contains these proteins:
- a CDS encoding type I restriction endonuclease subunit R — protein sequence MTQYKTIAESNNFIVLDQYNKFVEEPNAGYQTEGSLEREFIRDLQAQGYEYLQGLNNHDELIKNLRVQLQRLNNVIFSDAEWQRFLEEYLDKPSDSLIEKTRKIHDDYIYDFVFDNGRIQNIYLLDKKNLANNSLQVINQFEQTGSYDNRYDVTILVNGLPLVHIELKKRGVAIREAFNQIHRYSKESFNKENSLFKYIQIFVISNGTDTRYFANTTKRDKNSYDFTMNWATAKNTLIKDLKDFTATFLQKNTLLNVLVNYCVFDVSDTLLIMRPYQIAATERILWKIKSSYHAKNWSNKESGGYIWHTTGSGKTLTSFKASRLATELDFIDKVFFVVDRKDLDYQTMKEYQRFSPDSVNGSESTAGLKRNIEKDDNKIIVTTIQKLNNLMKSEENLPIYQKQVVFIFDEAHRSQFGEAQKNLKRKFKKFYQFGFTGTPIFSENALGAETTASVFGTELHSYVITDAIRDDKVLKFKVDYNDVRPQFKALETEKDPEKLTALEQKQAFLHPERIKEISQYLLNNFKQKTHRLNATGKGFNAMFAVSSVEAAKRYYETLQNLQTEQEKPLRIATIFSFAANEEQDAIGDIPDETFEPTALNSTAKEFLTKAIDDYNHYFGTNYGVDSQSFQNYYRDLAKRVKNQEVDLLIVVGMFLTGFDAPTLNTLFVDKNLRYHGLMQAFSRTNRIYDTTKTFGNIVTFRDLEQNTVDAITLFGDKNTKNVVLEKSYDSYFNGDDNQRGYLEVVQELQNRFPNPTEIETEQDKKEFVKLFGEYLRIENILQNYDEFAALQALQAVDLNDPIAMEKFKQVHYVNDEQIAEMLEVPTLPVRTEQDYRSTYNDIRDWLRQRKEGNDKDNSPINWDDVVFEVDLLKSQEINLDYILALIFEHHKKNQDKEVLIDEIRRTVRSSLGNRAKESLIVDFINQTNLNDIPDKASLIDAFFLFAQNEQQKEAEALIQEENLNVDAAKRYISTSLKREYASENGTALNEVLPKMSPLNPQYLTKKQTIFQKIAAFVEKFKGVGGKI from the coding sequence ATGACCCAATACAAAACCATCGCTGAATCCAATAATTTTATCGTTTTAGATCAATATAATAAATTTGTGGAAGAACCTAATGCTGGTTATCAAACGGAAGGGAGCCTTGAGCGTGAGTTTATTCGTGATTTACAGGCGCAAGGCTATGAGTATTTACAAGGGCTTAATAATCACGATGAACTGATTAAAAACTTACGTGTTCAATTACAACGGTTGAATAATGTTATTTTCTCCGATGCGGAATGGCAACGTTTTTTAGAAGAATATTTGGATAAACCCAGTGATAGTCTGATTGAGAAAACCCGAAAAATTCACGATGATTATATTTATGATTTTGTGTTCGATAATGGACGCATTCAGAATATCTATTTGCTAGATAAGAAAAATCTTGCCAATAATTCTCTGCAAGTCATCAATCAATTTGAGCAAACTGGCAGCTATGACAATCGTTATGATGTGACCATTTTGGTAAATGGTTTACCGCTTGTACATATTGAATTAAAAAAACGTGGCGTGGCGATTCGTGAAGCCTTTAATCAAATTCATCGCTACAGCAAAGAAAGTTTCAATAAAGAAAATTCTCTCTTTAAATATATTCAGATTTTTGTCATTTCTAATGGCACGGATACCCGCTATTTTGCCAATACCACCAAACGCGATAAGAACAGCTACGACTTCACAATGAATTGGGCAACGGCAAAAAATACTTTAATTAAAGATTTAAAGGATTTTACAGCGACTTTCTTGCAAAAGAATACTTTGCTCAATGTGTTGGTAAATTACTGCGTGTTTGATGTTTCCGACACTCTATTGATTATGCGTCCGTATCAAATTGCCGCCACAGAGCGGATTTTATGGAAAATCAAAAGTTCATATCACGCCAAAAATTGGAGTAACAAAGAAAGTGGTGGCTATATTTGGCATACCACAGGTTCAGGTAAAACGCTTACCAGTTTTAAAGCCTCTCGCCTTGCGACTGAACTTGATTTTATTGATAAAGTCTTTTTTGTGGTGGATAGAAAGGACTTAGATTATCAAACAATGAAGGAATATCAGCGTTTTTCGCCTGATAGCGTGAATGGCTCGGAAAGTACTGCTGGGCTTAAACGCAATATTGAAAAAGACGATAACAAAATTATCGTAACCACCATTCAAAAGTTGAATAATTTGATGAAATCGGAAGAGAATTTGCCGATTTATCAAAAACAAGTCGTATTTATTTTCGATGAAGCCCATCGCTCCCAATTTGGCGAAGCACAAAAAAATCTAAAACGTAAATTCAAAAAATTCTATCAATTTGGTTTTACTGGCACGCCAATTTTTTCTGAAAATGCCTTAGGTGCGGAAACCACAGCCAGTGTATTCGGTACGGAATTGCATTCTTATGTGATTACCGATGCTATTCGTGATGACAAAGTACTGAAATTCAAGGTCGATTACAACGATGTCCGCCCACAATTTAAAGCCTTAGAAACAGAAAAAGATCCTGAAAAATTGACCGCACTTGAGCAGAAACAAGCCTTTTTACACCCTGAGCGTATTAAAGAAATCTCGCAATATTTGCTTAACAATTTTAAACAGAAAACCCACCGCTTGAACGCCACAGGTAAGGGCTTTAATGCAATGTTTGCGGTAAGCAGTGTGGAAGCGGCAAAACGTTATTACGAAACTTTACAAAATCTACAGACTGAACAAGAAAAACCGTTAAGAATTGCCACCATTTTCTCTTTTGCGGCAAATGAAGAACAAGATGCGATTGGAGATATTCCAGATGAAACCTTTGAACCCACTGCTCTAAACAGTACGGCAAAAGAATTTTTAACAAAAGCCATTGATGATTACAATCACTACTTTGGCACGAATTATGGCGTAGATAGTCAATCATTCCAAAATTACTATCGCGATCTTGCCAAACGTGTGAAAAATCAGGAAGTGGATTTACTGATTGTGGTCGGAATGTTCTTAACAGGCTTTGATGCCCCTACGTTGAATACGCTTTTCGTGGACAAAAACTTGCGTTATCACGGATTAATGCAGGCTTTTTCTCGCACCAACCGCATTTATGACACCACTAAAACCTTTGGGAATATTGTTACTTTCCGCGATTTGGAACAAAATACCGTTGATGCAATCACACTATTTGGCGATAAAAACACGAAGAATGTCGTACTAGAGAAAAGCTATGACAGCTATTTTAACGGTGATGACAATCAACGTGGTTATTTAGAGGTTGTTCAAGAGCTGCAAAATCGCTTTCCTAATCCAACAGAAATCGAAACAGAGCAAGATAAAAAAGAGTTTGTAAAATTATTTGGCGAATATTTACGTATTGAAAATATTTTGCAAAATTACGATGAATTTGCAGCATTGCAAGCCTTACAAGCGGTCGATTTAAATGATCCGATTGCAATGGAAAAATTCAAGCAAGTACATTATGTGAATGATGAACAAATTGCAGAAATGCTTGAAGTACCCACTTTACCAGTAAGAACAGAGCAAGATTATCGTTCAACTTATAATGATATTCGCGATTGGTTACGCCAAAGAAAAGAGGGGAATGATAAGGATAATTCGCCGATAAATTGGGATGATGTCGTGTTTGAAGTGGATTTATTAAAATCTCAAGAAATCAATTTGGATTACATTCTTGCGTTAATTTTCGAACATCATAAGAAAAACCAAGACAAAGAGGTGTTAATTGATGAAATCCGCCGTACAGTTCGTTCAAGTTTAGGTAACCGTGCGAAAGAGAGCTTGATTGTCGATTTTATCAACCAAACAAATTTAAATGATATTCCCGATAAAGCAAGCTTGATTGATGCCTTTTTCCTTTTTGCCCAGAATGAGCAACAAAAAGAAGCAGAAGCCCTAATTCAAGAAGAAAATTTGAATGTCGATGCAGCAAAACGCTATATCAGCACTTCATTAAAACGCGAATATGCCAGTGAAAACGGCACGGCACTTAATGAAGTATTGCCAAAAATGAGTCCACTTAATCCACAATATCTCACTAAAAAACAGACGATTTTCCAAAAAATTGCTGCATTTGTAGAGAAATTTAAAGGGGTTGGTGGAAAGATTTAG
- a CDS encoding restriction endonuclease subunit S, translating to MKNNRTFLEKLLDGAEVEWKPLDEVANIVNNARKPVKSSSRVSGNIPYYGANNIQDYVEGYTHEGEFVLIAEDGSASLENYSIQWAVGKFWANNHVHVVNGKEKLNNRFLYHYLTNMNFIPFLAGKERAKLTKAKLQQIPIPIPPLSVQTEIVKILDALTVLTSELTSELILRQKQYEYYREKLLSFDSLELSGVVVQWIKLIDLGELIRGNGLQKKDFTETGVPAIHYGQIYTYYGTFATKTKSFVSPELAKKLKKVDCGDVVITNTSENFEDVGKAMVYLGKEQAVTGGHATIFKPNHEKILSKYFVYLTQTSFFTNEKRKYAKGTKVIDVSATDMAKIILPIPPLEEQHRIVSILDKFETLTNSITEGLPLAIEQSQKRYEYYRELLLNFKQ from the coding sequence ATGAAAAACAACCGCACTTTTTTAGAAAAATTATTAGATGGGGCTGAGGTTGAGTGGAAGCCTTTAGATGAAGTTGCCAATATCGTCAATAATGCAAGAAAACCAGTCAAATCATCCTCACGAGTGTCAGGGAATATTCCATATTATGGTGCTAATAATATCCAAGATTATGTCGAAGGATATACTCACGAGGGCGAATTTGTATTAATTGCTGAAGATGGTTCTGCTAGTCTAGAAAATTACTCTATTCAATGGGCTGTAGGTAAATTTTGGGCAAATAACCACGTCCATGTAGTAAATGGCAAAGAAAAATTAAATAATCGTTTTTTATACCATTATTTAACTAATATGAATTTCATTCCATTCTTAGCTGGAAAGGAACGTGCAAAATTAACAAAAGCTAAACTGCAACAAATTCCAATCCCCATCCCCCCACTCTCCGTCCAAACAGAAATCGTAAAAATTTTGGACGCATTGACAGTGCTTACCAGCGAGCTTACCAGCGAGCTTATACTACGCCAGAAGCAGTATGAATACTATCGAGAAAAATTATTATCTTTTGATAGTTTAGAGCTATCGGGGGTGGTAGTCCAATGGATAAAACTGATTGATTTGGGCGAGTTAATTCGTGGCAATGGATTACAGAAGAAAGATTTTACCGAAACAGGCGTTCCAGCCATTCATTATGGTCAAATTTATACCTACTATGGTACATTTGCCACGAAAACCAAATCTTTTGTTTCGCCTGAATTAGCTAAAAAATTGAAAAAAGTAGATTGTGGTGATGTTGTAATAACAAATACCAGTGAAAACTTTGAGGATGTTGGAAAAGCAATGGTGTACTTAGGGAAAGAACAAGCCGTAACTGGTGGACATGCAACAATATTCAAACCGAATCATGAAAAAATACTAAGCAAATATTTTGTTTATCTTACGCAAACATCATTTTTCACAAATGAAAAACGTAAATATGCCAAAGGAACAAAAGTTATTGATGTATCAGCAACTGATATGGCTAAAATCATTCTTCCTATTCCCCCATTAGAGGAACAACACCGCATCGTTTCAATCTTAGACAAATTTGAAACCTTAACCAATTCCATCACCGAAGGCTTGCCTTTAGCGATTGAACAAAGCCAAAAGCGGTATGAATATTACAGAGAATTATTACTAAATTTTAAACAATAA
- a CDS encoding ATP-binding protein: protein MKNFKYFAQSYVDWVIRLGRLRFSLLGVMILAVLALCTQILFSLFIVHQISWVDIFRSVTFGLLTAPFVIYFFTLLVEKLEHSRLDLSSSVNRLENEVAERIAAQKKLSQALEKLEKNSRDKSTLLATISHEFRTPLNGIVGLSQILLDDELDDLQRNYLKTINISAVSLGYIFSDIIDLEKIDASRIELNRQPTDFPALLNDIYNFASFLAKEKNLIFSLELEPNLPNWLNLDRVRLSQILWNLISNAVKFTDQGNIILKIMRNQDCYHFIVKDTGMGISPEEQKHIFEMYYQVKESRQQSAGSGIGLAISKNLAQLMEGDLTVESERGKGATFHLTLHAQEISEQESVKKNIPFLNILLVEDVDLNIMVAKTILEKLGHHVDVATNGKQAITLFEKNVYDILLLDIKLPDMSGFEIAQYLRENYENGIYDFLPPMIAFTANVMQSEQEYLEMGMDGVLRKPISIKDLHHCLQQFFADESESIIEMNDDNELSEQFDLALIETLGKKQILENLSLFKQTMPNYLAQLSKDNMKETEDIAHKIKGAAASVGLNHLRQLADTLESAAKNSDVFNCGELIDEIGNLWLDDVEDLLKFCKF, encoded by the coding sequence ATGAAAAATTTCAAATATTTTGCTCAGAGTTATGTGGATTGGGTTATTCGTCTTGGGCGTCTTCGTTTTTCTCTTTTAGGCGTGATGATTCTAGCGGTTTTAGCCCTTTGTACTCAGATTTTATTTAGTCTATTTATTGTTCATCAGATATCTTGGGTAGATATTTTTCGTTCGGTAACTTTTGGCTTACTCACTGCGCCTTTTGTTATTTATTTTTTCACTTTATTAGTAGAAAAACTTGAACATTCTCGTCTTGATCTTTCTAGCTCGGTTAATCGATTGGAAAATGAGGTCGCCGAGCGAATTGCTGCTCAGAAAAAATTATCCCAAGCATTGGAAAAGTTAGAAAAAAATAGCCGTGATAAAAGTACCTTACTTGCCACAATAAGCCATGAATTTCGCACGCCATTGAATGGGATTGTCGGGCTTAGCCAGATTTTACTTGATGATGAATTGGATGATCTCCAGCGTAATTATTTAAAAACTATCAACATAAGTGCGGTCAGTTTAGGCTATATTTTTAGCGATATTATTGATTTGGAAAAAATTGATGCCAGCCGAATTGAATTAAATCGCCAGCCAACAGATTTCCCCGCCTTATTAAACGATATTTATAATTTTGCTAGTTTCCTCGCCAAAGAAAAAAATCTTATTTTTTCTTTAGAGCTTGAACCTAATTTGCCTAATTGGTTGAATCTTGATCGTGTTCGCTTGAGCCAAATTTTGTGGAACTTAATTAGTAATGCGGTGAAGTTTACGGATCAGGGAAATATTATTCTTAAAATTATGAGAAATCAGGATTGTTACCATTTTATTGTGAAAGATACAGGAATGGGGATTTCACCTGAAGAACAAAAACATATTTTTGAAATGTATTATCAAGTGAAAGAAAGCCGCCAGCAAAGTGCGGGTAGCGGTATTGGGTTGGCTATTTCTAAAAATCTCGCTCAGTTAATGGAAGGGGATTTAACAGTTGAAAGTGAGCGAGGAAAAGGCGCGACTTTCCATCTTACTCTCCACGCTCAAGAAATTTCTGAACAAGAATCCGTTAAGAAAAATATACCATTCTTGAATATTCTTTTAGTGGAAGATGTTGATCTCAATATTATGGTTGCGAAAACTATTTTAGAAAAACTTGGGCATCATGTTGATGTTGCGACAAATGGCAAGCAGGCGATTACTTTATTTGAGAAAAATGTTTACGACATTCTATTGCTCGATATTAAATTACCAGATATGAGTGGTTTTGAAATTGCCCAATATTTGCGAGAGAACTATGAAAACGGTATTTATGATTTTTTACCGCCAATGATTGCTTTTACCGCGAATGTTATGCAAAGCGAGCAAGAATATTTAGAAATGGGCATGGATGGCGTATTACGTAAACCCATTTCAATTAAGGATTTACACCATTGTCTACAGCAATTTTTTGCAGATGAAAGCGAATCTATTATAGAAATGAATGATGATAATGAGCTTTCAGAACAGTTTGATTTAGCGCTGATAGAAACACTTGGAAAAAAACAAATTTTAGAAAATTTATCTTTATTCAAACAAACTATGCCAAATTATCTTGCTCAATTATCAAAAGATAATATGAAAGAAACAGAAGATATCGCCCATAAAATTAAAGGTGCAGCGGCATCGGTAGGGTTAAATCATTTACGTCAATTAGCGGATACTTTAGAAAGTGCGGCTAAAAATTCTGATGTTTTTAATTGTGGAGAATTGATTGATGAAATTGGGAATCTTTGGTTAGATGATGTGGAGGATTTGCTTAAATTTTGTAAATTTTAA
- a CDS encoding uracil-DNA glycosylase family protein codes for MIKNLDEITSSIIADPQNKDFTERGIFPLFSAPKTARINIVGQAPGLKAEQSRLYWNDKSGDRLREWLGVDYDYFYNSGIFAVLPMDFYYPGKGKSGDLPPRQGFAERWHPMILGHLPNIQLTILIGQYAQKYYLPENKDNVTNTVKNYRQFLPHFMPLVHPSPRNQLWVTKNPWFEEQVIPELQILVKQIINKD; via the coding sequence ATGATTAAAAATTTAGACGAAATAACTTCAAGTATTATCGCTGATCCTCAAAATAAAGATTTTACAGAACGTGGAATTTTCCCTTTATTTTCGGCTCCTAAAACAGCTCGAATTAATATTGTTGGTCAAGCTCCTGGGTTAAAAGCTGAGCAATCTCGTTTGTATTGGAATGATAAAAGCGGTGATCGTCTGCGTGAATGGTTGGGAGTAGATTACGATTATTTTTATAATTCTGGGATATTTGCGGTTCTTCCAATGGATTTCTATTATCCTGGAAAAGGTAAATCGGGTGACTTACCACCTCGTCAAGGTTTTGCAGAAAGATGGCATCCAATGATTTTAGGGCATCTACCTAATATTCAGCTCACTATTCTTATTGGGCAATATGCACAGAAATATTATTTACCCGAAAATAAAGATAATGTAACTAACACTGTTAAAAATTATCGTCAATTCTTACCGCACTTTATGCCTCTCGTGCACCCTTCCCCACGTAATCAGCTTTGGGTAACAAAGAATCCTTGGTTTGAAGAGCAAGTTATTCCTGAATTACAAATTTTAGTCAAACAGATAATTAATAAAGATTAA
- a CDS encoding YkgB family protein — protein MSVFNTFVEFVARIVAPMQRQFINFIRIAIFIVMAWIGGLKVCQYEADGIAHFVSNSPFFSYMYEKGPNLVPNDKGELVMEYTLHKNPEGKMVAKNIEWHKENGTYTASYIIGAIIVTVGILTLAGIWNATAGLAGGLLTFGMSIVTLSFLITTPEAWVPNLGGDLPTPAYGFPYLSGVGRLVIKDIIMMAGGLTAAAECANRILARKK, from the coding sequence ATGTCAGTATTTAATACATTTGTTGAATTTGTCGCGAGAATTGTTGCACCAATGCAGCGTCAATTTATTAATTTTATCCGTATTGCTATTTTTATTGTAATGGCATGGATCGGTGGTTTGAAAGTTTGTCAATATGAGGCAGATGGAATTGCTCACTTTGTATCAAATAGCCCGTTTTTTAGCTATATGTATGAAAAAGGGCCAAATTTAGTGCCGAATGATAAAGGAGAGTTAGTGATGGAATATACACTACACAAAAATCCTGAAGGAAAAATGGTTGCAAAAAACATCGAATGGCATAAAGAAAATGGCACCTATACGGCTTCTTACATTATTGGAGCAATTATTGTTACTGTTGGTATTCTTACTTTAGCTGGTATTTGGAATGCAACGGCAGGTTTAGCAGGAGGCCTACTGACATTTGGCATGTCAATAGTCACGCTGTCATTTTTAATCACAACGCCCGAGGCTTGGGTGCCTAATCTAGGTGGAGATTTACCAACGCCAGCCTATGGTTTCCCTTATTTATCTGGAGTTGGTCGTTTAGTGATTAAAGATATTATTATGATGGCAGGTGGCTTAACAGCTGCAGCAGAGTGTGCAAATCGAATTTTAGCACGTAAAAAATAA
- a CDS encoding Abi family protein: MPKTLKEWKSFDDQLSQLKTRGLVIENDLKALGYLKTIGYYRVSGYLYPFRQIDICNPEKKLDRFIENTSFTDVKQLYLFDKKLRQLALDALERIEVAMRVNIAYQLGKYHPLAHKKSEFFDSNFRHSEWLDRLDSLIRREGKTSFVKHHLEQYEDLPIWVCCEVWDFGTMSKLYSGMKEEDKDHIAKIYHLKSGRHLQTHLHAFNIIRNISAHHSRLWNRSIPVNATLKGLNDPQWKMLSTKQVFVYFCLMKRMLDIICPNSTWGERFLAVLDEFPKVQNNAISIKDTGLVIDLKEWNLWKKMAPSLVNPTT; the protein is encoded by the coding sequence ATGCCAAAAACATTAAAAGAATGGAAAAGTTTTGATGACCAACTCTCGCAATTAAAAACACGTGGGCTTGTTATTGAGAATGACTTAAAAGCCTTAGGTTATTTAAAAACCATTGGATATTATCGTGTTAGTGGCTATCTTTATCCTTTTCGCCAAATAGATATTTGTAATCCTGAGAAAAAATTAGACCGCTTTATTGAAAATACATCTTTTACTGATGTAAAACAACTTTACCTTTTTGATAAAAAATTACGACAATTAGCACTTGATGCTTTAGAAAGAATTGAAGTCGCTATGCGTGTGAATATTGCTTATCAATTAGGAAAATATCATCCGCTCGCCCACAAAAAAAGTGAATTTTTTGATTCTAATTTCCGACATTCAGAATGGTTAGATAGACTTGATAGTTTAATTCGCCGAGAAGGAAAAACAAGTTTTGTAAAACATCATTTAGAACAATATGAAGATCTGCCTATTTGGGTATGCTGTGAAGTTTGGGATTTTGGCACAATGTCAAAACTTTATAGTGGAATGAAAGAGGAAGATAAAGACCATATTGCTAAAATATATCATTTAAAAAGTGGAAGACATTTACAAACGCATCTTCACGCTTTTAACATCATTCGCAACATTTCTGCACATCATAGCAGATTATGGAATCGTTCTATTCCTGTAAATGCAACATTAAAAGGGCTAAATGACCCACAGTGGAAAATGCTTTCAACAAAACAAGTATTCGTATATTTTTGTTTGATGAAAAGAATGTTAGATATTATTTGTCCAAATTCAACGTGGGGAGAACGTTTTTTAGCGGTTCTTGATGAATTTCCTAAGGTGCAAAATAATGCAATTTCAATAAAAGATACAGGATTAGTTATTGACCTAAAAGAATGGAATCTATGGAAAAAAATGGCCCCTAGCCTTGTGAATCCAACCACTTGA
- a CDS encoding DUF3800 domain-containing protein: MAIYKIFCDESCHLEHDGSDIMAIGAIHCTAEKAIELSKSIKALRHKHNYLPELKWSKLNKQQWNLYRDLIDLVLDNEEIHFKTTVVMNKKSLNHKVFNEGSHNNFYYKVLYYTIRDFLEKKNIYRIYLDYMDTLGADKSKKLCEVLQNGTNWDLKAEVTIVQSYQVQIIQLCDLLVGAVAYKNRTDIDHKSAIKQQFVEYLEQKLCHPLDITTVPWEKHFNIFRMQPQGRKRC; encoded by the coding sequence ATGGCTATTTATAAAATATTTTGTGATGAAAGTTGTCATTTAGAACATGATGGCTCTGATATTATGGCAATCGGAGCAATTCACTGCACAGCAGAGAAAGCAATTGAGTTAAGTAAATCAATTAAGGCATTACGACATAAACATAACTACTTACCAGAATTAAAATGGAGTAAGCTAAATAAACAACAATGGAATCTTTACCGCGATCTAATTGATCTCGTTTTAGATAATGAAGAAATTCATTTTAAAACTACTGTCGTAATGAATAAAAAGTCTTTAAATCACAAAGTGTTCAATGAAGGCTCACACAATAATTTTTACTATAAAGTACTCTATTACACAATACGAGATTTCTTAGAGAAAAAAAATATTTACCGCATTTATTTAGATTATATGGATACATTAGGTGCAGATAAATCTAAGAAATTATGCGAAGTATTACAAAATGGTACAAACTGGGATTTAAAAGCAGAAGTGACCATTGTGCAATCTTATCAGGTACAAATTATTCAACTTTGTGATTTATTAGTCGGGGCTGTCGCTTATAAGAACCGAACTGATATTGACCATAAAAGTGCGATAAAACAACAATTTGTAGAATATTTGGAACAAAAACTATGTCATCCTTTAGACATCACTACTGTACCTTGGGAAAAGCATTTTAATATCTTCCGTATGCAACCACAGGGAAGAAAAAGATGCTAG
- the birA gene encoding bifunctional biotin--[acetyl-CoA-carboxylase] ligase/biotin operon repressor BirA — MNFTLLTYLADCQTKVRSELEKFSKNLEEDIQQLREIGLDILVDGQHYRLVPMLPLLNPQQISTALFPYGIHYQPIISSTNEWILQNILSLKKGDLCVAEYQTAGRGRRGRQWLSPFAGQIMFSFYWAFDPKKSIEGLSLVIGLAIAEVLNVQVKWPNDILFDERKLGGILVEIANHKNGMLNLVIGIGINVSLSKQTEISQPYAEVCEIDPDVERQTLLPKLIQHLYTRLNIFEQNGIDEEFQQAWQSYNAFSNSEVKVLTGKGVISGIEQGIDERGYLKVLCGNKIQMFNGGEVSLRKK, encoded by the coding sequence ATGAATTTTACGTTATTGACATATTTAGCGGATTGTCAGACAAAAGTGCGGTCTGAATTGGAAAAGTTTTCTAAAAATCTAGAGGAAGATATTCAACAATTACGTGAAATTGGTTTGGATATTCTCGTTGATGGACAACATTATCGCTTAGTGCCAATGCTTCCTTTATTAAATCCTCAGCAAATTTCAACCGCACTTTTTCCTTATGGCATCCATTATCAGCCGATAATTTCCTCTACAAATGAATGGATACTACAAAATATTCTTTCATTAAAAAAAGGCGATCTTTGTGTGGCTGAATATCAAACTGCAGGGCGCGGTCGGCGTGGTCGCCAATGGTTATCGCCTTTTGCTGGGCAAATCATGTTTAGTTTTTATTGGGCATTTGATCCTAAAAAATCAATTGAGGGGTTAAGTTTAGTCATCGGTTTGGCGATTGCGGAAGTGCTAAATGTACAAGTGAAATGGCCAAATGATATTTTGTTTGATGAAAGAAAGTTAGGTGGCATTTTAGTTGAAATTGCTAATCATAAAAATGGCATGCTCAATTTAGTGATTGGCATAGGTATTAATGTGTCGTTGTCAAAACAAACAGAAATTAGTCAGCCTTATGCGGAAGTGTGTGAAATTGATCCTGATGTAGAGCGACAAACTTTATTACCCAAACTTATACAACATTTATATACACGTTTAAATATCTTTGAGCAAAATGGTATTGATGAGGAATTTCAACAAGCATGGCAATCATATAATGCGTTTTCAAATAGTGAAGTAAAGGTGCTTACTGGGAAAGGCGTTATTTCAGGTATTGAACAAGGCATAGATGAACGTGGTTATTTAAAAGTATTATGTGGCAATAAAATTCAGATGTTTAATGGTGGAGAAGTTTCATTACGTAAGAAATAA